A DNA window from Pseudomonas tohonis contains the following coding sequences:
- a CDS encoding Ref family recombination enhancement nuclease yields the protein MMQGRAVTAEQKRWHDKLVSEVGCIACRADGRLGNTHCSIHHIGGRTKRGAHWNVIPLCGPHHQTGGEGVALHHNKARFVARYGREDDLLAECAKILATEGHDIPAGFLAWLDGDEVMA from the coding sequence ATGATGCAGGGAAGAGCAGTAACCGCCGAACAGAAGCGCTGGCACGACAAGCTCGTGAGCGAGGTCGGCTGCATCGCCTGCCGCGCGGACGGGCGCCTGGGCAACACTCACTGCAGCATCCACCACATCGGCGGGCGCACGAAGCGGGGCGCGCACTGGAACGTCATCCCCCTGTGCGGGCCGCACCACCAGACCGGTGGCGAGGGTGTCGCGCTACATCACAACAAAGCGCGATTCGTAGCGCGCTACGGTCGAGAGGACGACCTCCTCGCCGAGTGCGCCAAGATCCTCGCCACCGAAGGTCACGACATCCCCGCCGGCTTCCTGGCCTGGCTGGATGGCGACGAGGTGATGGCGTGA
- a CDS encoding LexA family protein: MVQTEDLRAGFAERLKKAMADKGLPEWGAGARLAKITGVTPKATSKWLNGEAVPGPANLLAIAEELCVRREWLEYGEGLPQAIDNAELVPQPSRYYRFPVVSSVVAGGWGDAIQAYEPGAEDRFEKTDTKVKGPAFWLEVEGDSMTSLSGPSIPEGMLILVDTGIEPQPGHLVVAKLDTEEKATFKKLVQDGGKLYLKPLNTGYNPIEINGNCRIIGVVREAKMKLL, encoded by the coding sequence ATGGTTCAGACAGAAGATCTCCGCGCAGGCTTTGCCGAGCGCCTCAAGAAAGCCATGGCAGACAAGGGCCTTCCCGAATGGGGGGCAGGCGCTCGCTTGGCAAAAATCACTGGAGTGACCCCGAAAGCTACCAGTAAGTGGCTGAACGGCGAGGCAGTTCCAGGCCCAGCAAATCTGCTCGCAATAGCTGAGGAGCTATGCGTACGGCGGGAGTGGCTCGAGTACGGCGAAGGCCTTCCCCAGGCGATCGATAACGCTGAGCTGGTGCCGCAGCCAAGCCGCTACTACCGCTTCCCTGTGGTCAGCAGCGTCGTTGCCGGTGGCTGGGGTGATGCGATCCAGGCCTACGAACCAGGCGCAGAAGATCGCTTCGAGAAGACCGACACCAAGGTGAAGGGCCCGGCGTTTTGGCTGGAGGTGGAGGGCGACTCCATGACCTCCCTTTCCGGACCCAGCATCCCCGAAGGCATGCTGATCCTCGTCGACACCGGCATCGAGCCGCAGCCAGGCCACCTGGTGGTCGCCAAGCTGGATACCGAAGAGAAGGCTACCTTCAAGAAGCTGGTGCAGGACGGCGGAAAGCTGTACCTGAAGCCGCTGAATACCGGATACAACCCCATCGAGATCAACGGCAACTGCAGGATCATCGGTGTGGTGCGCGAAGCGAAGATGAAGCTGCTGTAA
- a CDS encoding SOS response-associated peptidase: MCGRVAQFMSWAEIYHLLNIHNLPPGAPLEPRYNVAPTTQVQVVLPLEDDARVAPARWGWRPHWAQDRAAPINARAEKVAHGPFFRSIWPNRMLCPVSGWFEWVDEGEKRKQPYFIRRRDGTPTLCASIGQVHDEPQDSDGFVIITADALGGMVDVHDRRPVAFSPALAREWLDPATPRERAEEMLAAGEGPDVFEWYRVDRAVGNVRNQGPQLVDPLPAQLI, from the coding sequence ATGTGCGGACGCGTCGCCCAGTTCATGTCCTGGGCCGAGATCTACCACCTCCTGAACATCCACAACCTCCCGCCAGGGGCGCCGCTGGAGCCGCGCTACAACGTCGCGCCCACCACCCAGGTGCAGGTCGTACTGCCTCTCGAGGACGATGCGCGGGTAGCGCCGGCACGGTGGGGATGGAGGCCGCACTGGGCCCAGGATAGAGCGGCGCCGATCAACGCACGAGCCGAGAAAGTGGCGCATGGCCCGTTCTTCAGGTCCATCTGGCCCAACCGGATGCTCTGCCCGGTGTCAGGGTGGTTCGAATGGGTCGACGAGGGCGAGAAGCGGAAACAGCCGTACTTCATCCGGCGGCGGGATGGCACCCCTACCCTCTGCGCCTCGATCGGCCAGGTGCACGACGAGCCGCAAGATTCCGACGGCTTCGTGATCATCACTGCCGACGCCCTGGGCGGCATGGTCGATGTGCATGACCGCAGGCCCGTGGCGTTCTCCCCTGCCCTCGCCCGGGAATGGCTGGACCCGGCTACACCTCGCGAGCGCGCCGAGGAGATGCTGGCCGCCGGCGAGGGGCCCGATGTGTTCGAGTGGTATCGGGTGGATCGTGCCGTGGGCAACGTGCGCAACCAGGGGCCGCAGCTGGTGGATCCCCTTCCCGCGCAGCTGATCTAG
- a CDS encoding DUF1654 domain-containing protein, which translates to MAEEALQRPEQSSYYHLTRRVQLLLSTPRAQVEHQAVIYREPSDSSSDWDRLLEEIRDTEGVALTHRPDGSIHVAWFSNHC; encoded by the coding sequence ATGGCAGAAGAAGCGCTTCAGCGCCCTGAACAGAGCAGCTACTACCACCTCACCCGCCGTGTTCAGCTCCTGCTGAGCACCCCGCGCGCCCAGGTCGAGCACCAGGCAGTGATCTATCGCGAGCCCTCAGACAGTTCTTCCGACTGGGATCGCCTCCTCGAAGAAATCCGCGACACCGAGGGCGTAGCCCTCACCCACCGCCCAGACGGCAGCATCCATGTTGCCTGGTTCAGCAATCACTGCTGA
- a CDS encoding phosphoadenosine phosphosulfate reductase family protein, translating into MNPYKLTGPTCLSFSGGRTSAYMLWMVLQSNTAEDIARWLIICFANTGKEREETLEFVRRCGEVWGITIVWLEFRDTEPGYHVVDFASASRDGEPFEAAIRKRQYLPNPVTRYCTVELKIRTMHRYLRALGWADDGGEWDQMVGIRADEHRRVAKIRARGTSTETPREHMRLPLAEAGVTVQAIERFWRQQPFRLELPTVNGKTLLGNCDLCFLKGRQQVYSIIQSDIRSADWWARMERLGNGKDAAYFRKDRPSYAEMQAYARSQQNLFSDLVDESVDCFCGE; encoded by the coding sequence ATGAATCCCTATAAGCTGACGGGGCCGACCTGCCTCAGCTTCAGCGGCGGACGCACCAGCGCCTATATGCTCTGGATGGTGCTCCAGTCGAATACCGCAGAGGATATCGCGCGCTGGCTGATCATCTGCTTCGCCAACACTGGCAAGGAGCGTGAGGAGACTCTCGAGTTTGTCCGGCGTTGCGGCGAGGTCTGGGGTATCACCATCGTGTGGCTGGAGTTTCGAGACACGGAGCCGGGCTACCACGTTGTGGACTTCGCCAGCGCCAGTCGCGACGGCGAACCATTCGAGGCCGCCATCCGCAAACGCCAGTACCTGCCGAACCCGGTCACTCGCTACTGCACAGTCGAGCTGAAGATCCGCACCATGCACCGCTATCTGCGGGCCCTGGGCTGGGCCGACGACGGCGGCGAGTGGGATCAGATGGTCGGCATCCGGGCCGACGAGCATCGCCGGGTCGCCAAGATCCGAGCCCGCGGCACGAGCACCGAAACTCCGCGCGAACATATGCGGCTGCCACTGGCTGAAGCTGGGGTCACCGTGCAGGCCATCGAACGTTTCTGGCGCCAACAGCCTTTCCGGCTAGAGCTGCCAACGGTCAACGGCAAGACGCTCTTGGGCAACTGCGACCTGTGCTTCCTCAAAGGGCGCCAGCAGGTCTACAGCATCATCCAGTCGGACATACGCAGCGCCGACTGGTGGGCGCGCATGGAGCGCCTCGGTAACGGTAAAGACGCGGCCTATTTCCGTAAGGACCGCCCGAGTTACGCCGAGATGCAGGCCTATGCCCGATCACAACAGAACCTGTTCAGCGACCTGGTCGACGAATCCGTTGACTGCTTCTGTGGAGAGTAA
- a CDS encoding DNA cytosine methyltransferase, which yields MTITYGSVCSGIEAASVAWHPLGMRASWFAEIEKFPSAVLAHRWPEVQNLGDMTQLARQVLLEQISAPPVLVGGTPCQDFSVAGMRKGLAGKRGALTIKFVELADAIDHVRPAGDECVVVWENVPGVLSDKANAFGCFLGALVGESDALQPSGGKWTNAGCVYGPRRTAAWRVLDAQYFGLAQRRRRVFVVASARRGFDPAAVLFEPEGLRRDTPPRRGEGQDLAGRAPFGPALQCGCGTILELSVGEWGCPNCEGEEGPAVEVIAGVPAFGGENQGGSLFQAGALNAHGLRNDFATETFCVAPTITGGGRKGGGYSCDDIPLTTATLDASYGRLHGCSGQDLNHGHSHLIAVHGTQDPCVQIDQAHTLGRNNGQENAVLAFHENQRSEVTTHEVACTLKGHGGKPGQGYAAAMIGPAVRRLTPRECERLQGFPDDYTLIPWRGKPADECPDGPRYKAIGNSKAVPVVRWIGQRLLQQLQ from the coding sequence ATGACCATCACCTACGGATCGGTGTGCAGCGGCATCGAGGCCGCGAGCGTGGCCTGGCACCCTCTGGGGATGAGGGCTTCCTGGTTCGCCGAGATCGAGAAATTCCCCAGCGCCGTCCTGGCTCATCGCTGGCCGGAGGTCCAGAACCTCGGCGACATGACCCAGCTCGCGCGCCAGGTATTGCTTGAGCAAATCTCGGCGCCTCCCGTGCTGGTTGGCGGAACGCCCTGCCAGGACTTCTCAGTCGCTGGAATGCGCAAGGGCCTGGCCGGCAAGCGCGGCGCACTCACCATCAAATTCGTGGAGCTTGCAGATGCAATTGACCATGTTCGCCCTGCCGGAGACGAATGCGTCGTCGTCTGGGAAAACGTACCTGGCGTCCTCTCGGACAAAGCCAACGCCTTCGGCTGTTTCCTCGGCGCCCTGGTGGGCGAATCCGATGCGCTCCAGCCGTCAGGGGGAAAATGGACGAACGCTGGTTGTGTGTATGGACCCCGCAGAACAGCCGCATGGCGGGTGCTGGATGCCCAATATTTCGGACTGGCCCAACGACGCCGCCGTGTGTTCGTTGTCGCAAGTGCTAGAAGAGGGTTCGATCCCGCAGCGGTACTTTTTGAGCCAGAAGGCTTGCGCCGGGATACTCCGCCGCGCCGAGGCGAGGGGCAAGACCTTGCCGGACGCGCTCCTTTCGGCCCTGCGCTCCAGTGCGGATGCGGAACCATCCTCGAGCTAAGCGTGGGTGAGTGGGGGTGCCCGAACTGCGAAGGCGAGGAAGGCCCTGCGGTTGAAGTGATAGCCGGCGTTCCCGCCTTCGGCGGCGAGAACCAGGGAGGCAGCCTGTTCCAGGCCGGCGCCCTCAACGCCCATGGCCTGCGCAACGATTTCGCCACCGAAACCTTCTGCGTAGCACCCACCATTACCGGTGGTGGTAGGAAGGGCGGGGGTTACAGCTGCGATGACATCCCGCTGACTACCGCAACTCTTGACGCATCCTACGGGCGACTCCATGGATGCAGCGGCCAGGATCTGAACCACGGCCATAGCCATCTGATCGCAGTGCATGGCACCCAAGATCCATGCGTTCAGATCGACCAGGCGCACACACTGGGGCGGAACAACGGGCAGGAGAACGCCGTGCTGGCATTCCACGAGAACCAGCGCTCTGAGGTAACGACCCACGAAGTTGCCTGTACGTTGAAGGGCCACGGCGGGAAGCCCGGCCAAGGCTATGCGGCCGCGATGATTGGGCCAGCAGTTCGCCGTCTCACCCCGCGCGAGTGCGAGCGCCTGCAGGGCTTCCCCGACGACTACACGCTGATCCCTTGGCGCGGGAAGCCGGCGGACGAATGCCCGGACGGCCCGCGCTACAAGGCCATCGGCAACAGCAAAGCTGTCCCGGTGGTGCGCTGGATCGGCCAGCGCCTCCTGCAACAGCTCCAGTAA
- a CDS encoding DUF4406 domain-containing protein, with protein sequence MRRIYLAGPMTGLPEFNFPAFNAEAARLRAAGDAVTNPAEHGIIDGYEWVDYMKLDIQMLAACNTIHLLPGWSKSRGASIEYRLAKDLGLQISFANGAEPFDPDPVEAFLDEVRAELKRARSKFPGDRLMTLALAEEFGELCKAVLDESAESVRKEAVQTAVMCCRVVLDGDGSVRSWRSARGLDELKAVPA encoded by the coding sequence ATGCGCCGAATCTACCTGGCCGGCCCGATGACTGGGCTTCCCGAGTTCAACTTCCCCGCTTTCAACGCCGAGGCCGCTCGCCTAAGGGCTGCCGGAGACGCAGTAACGAACCCAGCCGAGCACGGGATTATCGACGGCTACGAATGGGTGGATTACATGAAGCTGGACATCCAGATGCTGGCCGCCTGCAACACCATCCACCTGCTGCCGGGGTGGTCGAAAAGCCGCGGCGCCAGCATCGAGTATCGCCTGGCCAAAGACCTCGGACTTCAAATCAGCTTCGCCAATGGCGCCGAGCCCTTCGATCCGGACCCGGTAGAGGCGTTCTTGGATGAGGTGCGCGCGGAGCTCAAGCGAGCCAGGAGCAAGTTCCCGGGCGACCGACTCATGACGCTAGCCTTGGCCGAGGAGTTCGGCGAGCTCTGCAAGGCTGTCCTCGATGAGTCGGCAGAGAGCGTTCGCAAGGAGGCGGTTCAGACAGCCGTCATGTGCTGCCGGGTTGTCCTGGATGGTGATGGCTCGGTGCGCTCCTGGCGCTCAGCCAGAGGCCTTGACGAGCTGAAGGCGGTGCCGGCATGA
- a CDS encoding Lar family restriction alleviation protein, with protein sequence MSEELKPCPFCGEVPDLPSGDGTQYEIECGACGGAMVSVQISTLMTHEERSSDPFTDYRYAEQFIQRAKTEAIELWNTRATPPAAQVQGEQPMECSCPKIGEQWDPVKHGKDCPVHEPGVAQLQGELGDFEAWVRQRCGMPRHVPVNWEAPFTLDTWAAWNARAALSAPPAADMADAYVGSREDVAIWKRRALEAEQKVRVLDQRIDQLVLDAQGETRMGEPYIAPPAAGVLEQMSEEARSTLVGMVEYCLNARVCMGMDEGFKSFEPEVEHDFVKELRAFAEGAPTPPAAGVPETVHVLRKAYEGNSAGLFNSGAPKHLWSAAMLELFESLDEEVQEEARETVMAHSDMRAVAAIDSVIALLAATTPPASEQQQAVVMPERKEIPDQATFPGGPAYYAKEFDKARAHNACLDELLRLNPRLQPAAPSQGESE encoded by the coding sequence GTGAGCGAAGAACTGAAGCCGTGTCCATTCTGCGGGGAGGTTCCCGACCTGCCGAGCGGTGACGGAACGCAATACGAAATCGAGTGCGGCGCATGCGGTGGCGCGATGGTAAGCGTCCAGATCAGCACCCTCATGACCCATGAAGAGCGCAGCTCGGATCCGTTCACCGATTACCGCTACGCCGAGCAGTTCATTCAGCGAGCCAAAACCGAGGCTATAGAGCTCTGGAACACCCGCGCCACCCCTCCCGCCGCGCAGGTGCAGGGAGAGCAGCCGATGGAGTGCAGTTGCCCGAAGATTGGCGAGCAGTGGGACCCCGTGAAGCATGGCAAGGACTGCCCCGTGCATGAGCCTGGCGTTGCGCAGCTGCAGGGTGAACTAGGGGATTTCGAAGCATGGGTCAGGCAACGCTGCGGAATGCCCAGACATGTCCCGGTGAACTGGGAGGCGCCATTTACCCTTGATACCTGGGCCGCATGGAACGCCCGAGCCGCGCTCTCCGCCCCGCCTGCTGCTGACATGGCCGATGCCTACGTCGGCTCCCGCGAAGATGTGGCCATCTGGAAGCGTCGAGCACTAGAGGCTGAGCAGAAGGTGCGCGTGCTGGATCAGCGTATCGACCAGCTCGTGCTGGATGCTCAGGGCGAAACCCGCATGGGCGAGCCGTACATAGCCCCGCCTGCTGCTGGGGTGCTGGAACAGATGTCCGAAGAGGCCCGCTCAACGCTGGTTGGCATGGTCGAGTATTGCCTCAATGCGCGCGTCTGCATGGGTATGGACGAGGGCTTCAAATCGTTCGAGCCGGAGGTCGAGCACGATTTCGTGAAGGAGCTGCGCGCGTTCGCAGAAGGCGCCCCCACCCCGCCTGCTGCTGGGGTGCCGGAGACAGTGCACGTCCTACGCAAAGCCTACGAGGGAAACTCGGCCGGGCTCTTCAACAGTGGTGCGCCGAAGCACCTCTGGAGCGCGGCCATGCTGGAATTGTTCGAATCGCTGGACGAGGAGGTGCAGGAGGAGGCTCGGGAGACCGTCATGGCTCACTCCGACATGCGTGCTGTGGCAGCGATCGACAGCGTGATAGCACTGCTCGCCGCCACCACCCCGCCTGCATCCGAACAGCAGCAGGCTGTCGTGATGCCGGAGCGGAAGGAGATACCTGACCAGGCGACGTTCCCCGGCGGCCCGGCCTACTACGCGAAGGAGTTCGACAAAGCGCGAGCGCACAACGCCTGCCTCGACGAACTCCTGCGCCTGAACCCACGCCTGCAGCCGGCAGCGCCGAGCCAAGGGGAATCCGAATGA
- a CDS encoding excisionase, producing the protein MSLMTLEEWAAEQFRTPPSANTLRKWAREGRIQPPPRKCGRSYYVESEAHYFEPAPAPRVPGGTLLSRIEIARHGAKAA; encoded by the coding sequence ATGTCCCTCATGACCCTTGAGGAGTGGGCAGCGGAGCAGTTCCGCACCCCGCCCAGTGCCAACACATTGAGAAAGTGGGCCCGAGAAGGGCGAATCCAGCCGCCACCGCGCAAATGCGGCCGCAGCTACTATGTGGAGTCCGAGGCCCACTACTTCGAACCGGCGCCAGCACCACGCGTGCCTGGCGGAACACTGCTCAGCCGCATCGAGATCGCCCGCCATGGTGCCAAGGCCGCGTAA